A region of Theileria annulata chromosome 2, complete sequence, *** SEQUENCING IN PROGRESS *** DNA encodes the following proteins:
- a CDS encoding subtelomeric sfi-fragment-related protein family member, putative (Contains a putative signal peptide): MSISIVYRILFMMIAYLKNNLFVKGADKLGENEREYISDGEDNFEVNENYLAGSSQFHSIKSINQEYPSTRHQSINHIDIGEDIDQEYDPKLIHASELDIKSKISEHHFDYNNVNNNLGIYRAKDGSGFNKVKQNKNEIWYTPYNEDLACTVLVHGVGSPKKVITIFTLTKQVHMYKKSGKNKPWEKFKLDVFGKLTLEDEFRLTNDEVFDLNGLNVGRDETYNRADIKILADDPSNPKNSIEVDPLKVNVKKYILGNYLHEIDDDVTCKEILIRGVSAWKYNGDEKLRKFRYQSDSNTLILLFNNCLVSCYQIQSGNYIQIKHEIPPITLFGKDQYGNKFQLNEDQYRIDLCRYSNVQYIFNGNVKCTEVRFNDELVWKQEPGLPHATQVRCLPGDRLEIMFGKRGYIFKRSPEVRWFTDYHIVPEVKTGPIMKSYRELM; this comes from the coding sequence ATGAGTATATCAATTGTTTAcagaatattatttatgaTGATTGCCtatttaaagaataatCTGTTTGTAAAAGGTGCTGATAAACTTGGTGAGAATGAAAGAGAATATATAAGTGATGGtgaagataattttgaggtaaatgaaaattatttagcCGGATCATCACAATTCCATtctattaaatcaattaatcAAGAATATCCAAGTACCAGACATCAATCAATTAATCATATAGATATTGGAGAAGATATAGATCAAGAATATGATCCAAAACTTATTCACGCATCAGAATTGGatattaaatctaaaattagTGAACATCACTTTGACTATAATAATGTCAACAATAATCTTGGTATTTACAGAGCTAAAGATGGATCTGGATTTAACAAAGTcaaacaaaataaaaatgaaatttgGTATACACCATATAATGAAGATCTTGCCTGTACTGTCTTAGTTCATGGAGTTGGTTCCCCTAAAAAAGTTATTACCATATTTACATTAACTAAACAAGTTCATATGTATAAAAAGTCTGGTAAAAATAAACCATGGGAAAAATTTAAACTGGATGTTTTTGGGAAGTTAACATTAGAAGATGAATTTCGACTTACCAATGATGAAgtttttgatttaaatgGTCTAAATGTAGGACGAGATGAAACATATAATAGAGCggatataaaaatattagcTGATGATCCTTCTAATCCAAAAAACTCAATAGAAGTAGACCCTTTAAAAGTCAATGTTAAGAAATATATTTTGGGAAATTATCTACATGAAATTGACGATGACGTAACTTGTAAGGAGATACTAATACGAGGAGTAAGTGCATGGAAGTATAATGGAGATGAAAAGCTAAGAAAATTCAGATATCAAAGTGATTCCAATACgttgattttattattcaataattgTTTAGTATCATGTTATCAAATTCAATCTGGTAATTACATTCAGATTAAGCATGAAATTCCTCCTATAACACTTTTTGGAAAGGATCAATATGGTAACAAATTTCAACTCAATGAAGATCAGTACAGAATTGACTTATGTAGATATAGTAACGttcaatatatatttaacgGCAATGTAAAATGTACTGAAGTTAGATTTAATGATGAGCTAGTATGGAAACAGGAACCTGGTTTACCACATGCTACACAAGTAAGATGTTTGCCAGGAGACCGTTTAGAAATTATGTTTGGAAAAAGGGgttatattttcaaaagATCACCAGAAGTTAGATGGTTTACAGATTATCATATAGTTCCAGAAGTTAAAACTGGACCAATAATGAAATCATATAGAGAGTTAATGTAA
- a CDS encoding SfiI-subtelomeric fragment related protein family member, putative (Contains a putative signal peptide) translates to MKITKIYKFILQFILVYQCITVVYCSDRAGEGATSGLIPITLNISNAATIEIDHYKEGENFRTFKARPGYMISKILKKNVNIWTAQPEDNALKAVLMGSGKEPKYLGILLKSGNFALLRKFEKGKPYGDITNTRVDMSKVKMFNRTGEEIDSTQYIVDMLGLYFVYEFKDGVNCHKILYSDRVVYEYELNPEFGLLKGVYLDLFMNDFNIVNENDTSKKLDMDGGVSIPQHVPVHPNHYPKEIKLIGYQPVDPFDPFNSANFSEVFSTRYTVTMAGLEYEYNISNIKCSMVKYNDSTIWEKSPESNIYPISMKFHRLKNVILLRFADYFIKLILKDNDWQSKKYHYEKKEPEDETIGAVGGEPAPTVYLSPEELNALSKCKKIDIDLEKSIGNDYIQRCEDIETSNGFFLAKEGNVLNSIVCSNELIWQAGEGEYCKEVFVDDLLVSSCRYVSVKLVDGTYNHFTKTGNKWTRTQNGIVFDLKAEESTFLYRCEIDGDIKIFTRKLNFIFISARYNENMIWEGNPNENSSKIVLKGKGKKKKYIILLINNENFILFYKSGKKQPWENITHTRHRMNNLKLFKSDGTEIEKSEYNVDLLKTSFSYIFKPEVKCHTIKHDDRELWNYYDPETRKRYPTSINLELTTNELKLKFDHNIEKKLNIT, encoded by the coding sequence atgaaaataactaagatatacaaatttattctaCAATTTATTCTGGTTTATCAGTGTATTACAGTAGTGTATTGTTCTGATAGAGCTGGTGAAGGTGCAACTAGTGGATTAATACCAATAACTCTTAACATCAGTAATGCTGCAACAATAGAAATTGATCATTATAAAGAAGgtgaaaattttagaacATTCAAGGCTAGACCTGGTTACATGATCTCCAAGATTTTGAAGAAAAACGTGAATATCTGGACTGCCCAACCAGAAGATAACGCACTTAAGGCAGTGTTGATGGGATCTGGTAAAGAGCCTAAATACCTTGGTATTTTACTAAAGAGTGGTAACTTTGCATTGCttagaaaatttgaaaaaggAAAACCTTACGGAGATATTACTAATACAAGAGTTGATATGAGTAAAGTGAAGATGTTTAATAGAACTGGTGAAGAAATAGATTCAACTCAGTATATTGTTGACATGTTAggtttatattttgtttatgaatttaaagatGGAGTGAATTGTCATAAGATACTTTACTCGGATAGAGTAGTTTATgaatatgaattaaatCCAGAATTTGGATTGTTAAAGGGAGTATACCTAGATCTTTTTATgaatgattttaatattgtaaatgaaaatgatacATCAAAGAAATTAGATATGGATGGTGGTGTGTCAATTCCACAACATGTACCAGTACATCCTAATCATTATCCAAAGgaaattaaactaattgGATATCAACCTGTAGATCCATTTGATCCATTTAATTCAGCAAATTTTTCTGAAGTTTTTTCTACAAGATATACTGTCACCATGGCTGGACTAGAATACGAATATAACATAagtaatataaaatgttcTATGGTTAAGTATAATGATTCTACCATTTGGGAAAAATCTCCTGaatcaaatatttatcCAATATCAATGAAATTTCATAGACTAAAAAATGTTATCTTACTTAGGTTTGCGGATtactttattaaattaatactaaagGATAATGACTGGCAATCAAAAAAATATCATTATGAAAAAAAAGAACCTGAAGATGAAACGATTGGTGCCGTAGGAGGTGAACCTGCTCCGACTGTATATTTGAGTCCAGAAGAATTGAATGCTCTTTctaaatgtaaaaaaattgatatagACCTTGAAAAATCTATAGGTAACGATTATATTCAACGTTGTGAAGATATTGAAACATCGAATGGTTTTTTTCTGGCAAAAGAAGgaaatgtattaaattcaatagTATGTAgtaatgaattaatttgGCAAGCTGGTGAAGGAGAATATTGTAAAGAAGTATTTGTAGATGATTTATTAGTTTCTAGTTGCAGATATGTTAGTGTAAAACTTGTAGATGGAACATATAATCATTTCACAAAAACAGGAAATAAATGGACAAGAACACAAAATGGAATAGTATTTGATCTTAAAGCTGAAGAATCAACATTTCTTTATAGATGTGAAATTGATGGTGATATTAAAATCTTTACTAGAAAATTAAACTTCATATTTATATCGGCAAGATATAATGAAAACATGATTTGGGAAGGAAACCCAAATGAGAACTCAAGtaaaatagttttaaaGGGCAAGGGTAAGAAGaaaaagtatataatattactaattaataatgaaaattttattttattttacaaaagTGGTAAAAAACAGCCCTGGGAAAATATCACACATACAAGACATagaatgaataatttgaaacTTTTTAAATCAGATGGTACAGAAATTGAAAAGAGTGAATATAATGTAGACTTATTAAAAACTTCATTCTCATACATATTTAAGCCAGAAGTTAAATGTCACACAATTAAACATGATGATAGGGAATTATGGAATTATTATGATCCAGAAACCAGAAAAAGATATCCAACGAGTATAAATCTTGAATTGACTACTAATGAACTAAAACTTAAATTTGATCACAATATAGAaaaaaaattgaatataaCTTAA
- a CDS encoding Theileria-specific sub-telomeric protein, SVSP family, putative (contains a putative signal peptide;~1 probable transmembrane helix predicted for TA11410 by TMHMM2.0 at aa 257-276;~Signal peptide predicted for TA11410 by SignalP 2.0 HMM (Signal peptide probability 0.835, signal anchor probability 0.000) with cleavage site probability 0.828 between residues 21 and 22), which translates to MDRYLNYKCVLILILIKCVYCSDKPDNLHTGPIVSCDSDEDNFEVTETEQSCHEEEQDFTNPIDVNEESDSSFESTENLETEVPDLNTLMLYRLDEKGNIFPMDVSCYYIKTYDSYGFKFVLTKLIEKIEFNGQTIWIHEPGMDYPLSFSYKIKFVRFALSFNEEILSISYDSGNWTRKTYPIPKELKFYTQNEDGENVIINRNDYIVDYTTYGNIKFTFMEKAQCKSIYYGDIRIWVHKDGTDKIKALAYYNPFKFIFIIGTKLYLGLLINGEIIIKRDSKLRRRQFKIF; encoded by the coding sequence atggatagatatttaaattataaatgtgtacTTATATTGATACTTATCAAATGTGTATACTGTTCTGATAAACCAGATAATCTACACACAGGCCCTATAGTCAGCTGTGATAGtgatgaagataattttgaGGTAACAGAAACTGAACAATCTTGTCATGAAGAAGAACAAGATTTTACAAATCCAATAGATGTAAATGAAGAGTCTGATTCTTCTTTTGAATCTACCGAAAACTTAGAAACTGAAGTTCCAGATTTAAATACACTGATGTTGTACAGATTAGATGAAAAAGGTAATATCTTTCCAATGGATGTCAGTTGTTATTATATCAAGACATATGACTCATAtggatttaaatttgtactTACAAAACTTATTGAGAAAATAGAATTTAATGGACAGACAATATGGATTCATGAACCAGGAATGGATTATCCTTTGTCATTTAGTTACaagattaaatttgttagaTTTGCTCTATCAtttaatgaagaaatatTGTCAATATCATATGATTCAGGAAATTGGACTAGAAAAACATACCCAATTCCAAAAgaactaaaattttatacacaAAATGAAGATGGCGAGAATGTTATTATAAATAGAAATGATTATATAGTAGATTATACTACTTatggaaatattaaatttacattcATGGAAAAAGCACAATGTAAATCTATTTATTACGGAGATATAAGAATTTGGGTACACAAAGATGGAACTGATAAGATTAAAGCACTTGCGTATTATAATCCCttcaaattcatatttataattGGTACTAAATTGTATCTAggtttattaataaatggtgaaataataataaaaagagATAGTAAACTAAGAAGAAGAcaattcaaaattttttaa
- a CDS encoding SfiI-subtelomeric fragment related protein family member, putative (Contains a putatice signal peptide;~Signal peptide predicted for TA11400 by SignalP 2.0 HMM (Signal peptide probability 0.717, signal anchor probability 0.000) with cleavage site probability 0.704 between residues 20 and 21) → MKNVIFKSVLILIIIKSVYCGDKPKDTKNFKGVGDLEPITDTDPNLSNDSDDENFDVTETTVQPETIPVEVGSDEETVDEELIEHKFVEAGINLENEKYILDITKFESKNYDCIKKKKVDKYIIKNGSKFYIVKSGDHMIWKSRNPEVYGKKVNVKKINEDIKTMKIQMCDDTIKDFYKIEVIYPWEEITAHSNEQFILDIENKRGNEDYDFVKNKEFCKYTVREHYKFIAIKSSNKIIWATHNPNTFATEVIVEGSGFGTVTVTIYLNTGIKMMYQRFTYFHSWEYITPYVSGDCDLDVTTMKSTDDYEFVPEKNDLKYICKGNYKFKSIKCSEDIIWYTRDQDVYGIEAIYIGNDLLDQWLTIIMNDGSKLTFYKSTKYEIWENTTAGFADVIRIFAESDEERGVLKPMDSTEYTVTTFDGIRYVYEFHVADCKKISLKNKTVWRHTRQIPYPLFMIFNKQESKITLRFEKSLFVASIKHDDVEKEDYVEKDDYDISELKLYKLDEYDEPVEITPNNSSVELIKENKFLYSLKKTVECTMIQVEDRPVWNHIDGQEHPKSITYNKNNNILNVNFEDHFIDIVLEWDEWISKMYSHVKELKLYTDNGENTVIPMKNELYKINDSLQESYLIELLKGSKCSKVKCKEMTIWRRETNENYPNCIEYDYSREKKIMIHFDTHFNSYQIKENKWVQDKQEIPIIELVIFDQSESTIKLTLDDFSLESTPDKSYKHEIKHGIKCINIKVFGTTIWEKTNADGFPKSITTIGLNKILVNFGDYMIIFKRSECKYRLINVKNLKG, encoded by the coding sequence ATGAAGAACgttatatttaaatctgtattaatattgataataatcAAATCAGTATATTGCGGTGATAAACCGAAAGATACGAAAAATTTCAAAGGTGTAGGTGATCTGGAACCCATTACAGATACAGATCCCAATTTAAGTAATGATAGTGACGATGAAAACTTTGATGTAACAGAAACTACTGTACAACCAGAAACTATTCCAGTAGAAGTTGGATCAGATGAAGAAACAGTAGATGAAGAATTAATAGAACATAAATTTGTAGAAGCTGGTATAAATCTcgaaaatgaaaaatatatattagacATTACTAAATTTGAGTCAAAAAATTATGATTGTATCAAGAAAAAAAAAGtagataaatatattattaaaaatggcTCCAAGTTTTACATAGTAAAATCTGGAGATCATATGATATGGAAATCACGGAATCCTGAAGTATATGGTAAAAAAgtaaatgtaaaaaaaattaatgaagaTATAAAGACAATGAAAATACAGATGTGTGATGATACAATAAAAGacttttataaaattgaagTCATATATCCTTGGGAAGAAATAACCGCACATAGTAATGAGCAATTTATACTagatattgaaaataaaagaGGAAATGAAGACTATgattttgttaaaaataaagaattttgtaaataCACGGTAAGAGAACATTACAAGTTCATTGCTATTAAATCATccaataaaataatttgggCAACTCACAATCCAAATACCTTTGCAACTGAGGTAATTGTAGAAGGAAGTGGTTTTGGAACAGTAACAGTTACTATCTATCTAAATACTggtataaaaatgatgTATCAAAGATTTACTTATTTTCATTCTTGGGAATACATAACACCATATGTTTCTGGTGATTGTGATTTGGATGTCACAACTATGAAATCAACTGATGACTATGAATTTGTTCCtgaaaaaaatgatttaaaatatatctGTAAAggaaattataaatttaagtcGATTAAATGTTCAGAAGATATCATATGGTACACAAGAGATCAGGATGTTTATGGTATAGAAGCTATATATATAGGAAATGATTTGTTAGATCAATGGCTAACTATTATTATGAATGATGGAAGTAAACTTACCTTTTACAAATCAACGAAATATGAAATTTGGGAAAATACTACAGCAGGTTTTGCAGATGTTATTCGGATATTTGCAGAGTCTGATGAAGAGCGTGGTGTATTAAAGCCAATGGATTCTACAGAATATACTGTCACTACATTTGATGGAATCAGATATGTATATGAATTTCATGTAGCCGattgtaaaaaaatttcattaaaaaataaaactgTTTGGCGTCATACACGTCAAATCCCATATCCATTATTTATGATATTTAACAAACAAGAATCAAAAATAACACTAAGATTTGAAAAAAGCTTGTTCGTAGCAAGTATAAAACATGATGATGTTGAAAAGGAAGATTATGTAGAAAAGGATGATTATGATATTTCAGAACTTAAACTATATAAACTTGATGAATATGATGAACCTGTTGAAATAACTCCTAATAACTCTAGTGTCGAATTAATTAAGGAAAATAAGTTTCTATATTCACTTAAAAAAACAGTAGAATGTACTATGATCCAAGTTGAAGATAGACCAGTTTGGAATCATATCGATGGTCAAGAACATCCAAAATCAATAACAtacaataaaaataataatatccTTAATGTAAACTTTGAAGATCATTTTATAGATATTGTTCTAGAATGGGATGAATGGATATCAAAAATGTATTCTCATGTTAAAGAACTTAAATTATACACTGATAATGGTGAAAATACTGTAATACCTAtgaaaaatgaattatataaaatcaacGATTCTTTACAAGaatcatatttaattgaaCTCCTGAAAGGATCTAAATGTTCTAAAGTTAAGTGTAAAGAAATGACAATTTGGAGAAGAGAAactaatgaaaattatccaaattGTATAGAGTATGATTATTCACGTgaaaaaaaaataatgattcACTTTgatacacattttaatagttatcaaattaaagaaaataagTGGGTACAAGATAAACAAGAAATACCAATAATTGAATTGGTTATATTCGATCAATCAGAATCAACAATTAAACTAACTTTGGATGATTTCTCTCTTGAATCAACACCTGATAAATCATATAAACATGAAATTAAACATggaataaaatgtataaacATTAAAGTGTTTGGAACAACAATTTGGGAAAAAACAAATGCAGACGGTTTTCCTAAATCAATAACTACTATTGGTCTAAATAAgattttagttaattttggAGATTATAtgattatatttaaaagatCTGAATGTAAATATCgtttaataaatgtaaaaaatttgaaaggataa
- a CDS encoding uncharacterized protein (Contains a putative signal peptide;~1 probable transmembrane helix predicted for TA11420 by TMHMM2.0 at aa 7-29;~Signal peptide predicted for TA11420 by SignalP 2.0 HMM (Signal peptide probability 0.901, signal anchor probability 0.078) with cleavage site probability 0.606 between residues 22 and 23): MKNTYTFLLYLGIGLFVLSSNCFELDIGQISKYRKGGNEINVYRDDTDSFYKHQPYEPFLLKELYYDDEVIYFDPLLTSDQLLISASVLWVLDNPTVIHLNLEKSTIMLLNENNSSLSVEAIFSCKNISNINHKFHPGSDNDVDVDIKQTQNYSSNSLNVSVNQLHLSGNGLENFVLRYYDLGSYKLNSLKYGDDVLKTVTETSTQNKEVILEVPNKEQVYGVYVYSYNDFPLMIELVYTYNKRLYYGNCTVRKWHKLLMVPLNDPSYYENLLNKLNYYACKNGFKITIDANRKAEEAQGYYDIDNYCLGPNGVEPVQNKLDLKLEKRSDNMKYKCFEHSGEDDRKFFTDNLYYENSIFELQNLPKKIDSIRVYRYRDNKPCLITIVSKNSLLYYKREGDSWKYFNTDENLPDINTKFNEKINRLLDELDPDEELLEENLIDHKWKKEPKLNLNEETVKSLPDNVTIKVQGNETYEMPTLKYDNNQLESKILKRFQFDIYSYMDPIEQISSIINGDLETKIVVETKPNCALIAIYYDGRPIIEFEKEDVLIHKAIYFYRKPTDDMDVYLYTNSLWELVSKEPVTLADSHQTNQDLKNYFDKVKKHDTAGTQKPKEIKVTNVEIELMTIHQLAILTRNYAKENIDTIKRDQSKNNDTEREIDVSKLNPSSCTNKFGYFKIIKENEKKILELTDTLNHFVKLIEYSKEDDELNLFQKKPADNEWKFIILQPVMCLYKRDSEPLKQYFTKMNEINNFDYNVDIFEGIIRLLPNINVNITTKLNERYNITTISKNLALLKNNQIVKKDFDVHYYLHKDYTNRTVVEYHKCMDLRRNGRDEAKAHALPLYGINHIKWNYNDVFKVDVKDRCVFLSVEYIHKDNHTHIYGYTNALYVFHAYRHDNEGYKYHNWKRRKERAVIDESTNDDPKVCRDLKKYFKLTKNISKFDLD; this comes from the exons aTGAAAAATACATACACatttttgttatatttGGGTATTGGTTTATTTGTGCTGAGTTCTAATTGTTTTGAATTAGATATTGGACAAATAAGTAAATATCGTAAAGGAGGAAATGAGATCAATGTTTACAGAGATGACACTGATTCTTTTTACAAACATCAACCTTATGAACCTTTTTTGTTAAAGGAATTGTACTATGATGATGAagtaatatattttgatCCTCTACTAACTTCTGATCAACTTTTGATCTCTGCCTCTGTTCTTTGGGTATTGGATAATCCAACAGTAATCCACTTAAATCTGGAAAAATCAACAATTATGCTCTTGAATGAAAACAATTCATCACTAAGTGTAGAAGCTATATTTTCATGTAAAAACATTTCTAAtataaatcataaatttCATCCTGGTTCTGATAATGATGTTGATGTAGATATAAAACAAACTCAAAACTACAGTAGTAATTCATTGAATGTTTCTGTTAATCAACTTCATTTATCAGGAAATGGTCTAGAAAACTTTGTATTAAGGTATTATGACCTTGGTtcatacaaattaaatagCCTTAAGTATGGAGATGATGTTCTGAAGACTGTAACTGAAACATCCACTCAAAACAAAGAGGTCATTCTAGAGGTTCCTAACAAGGAACAGGTATATGGAGTATATGTCTACAGTTATAATGACTTTCCTCTAATGATTGAGTTGGTGTATACTTACAATAAAAGGCTGTATTATGGTAATTGTACTGTAAGAAAGTGGCATAAATTACTTATGGTACCTCTAAATGATCCATCATATTATGAAAATCTACTTAACAAGCTTAATTATTACGCCTGCAAGAATGGATTCAAGATTACTATAGATGCTAATAGGAAAGCAGAAGAAGCCCAGGGTTACTATgatattgataattattgCCTTGGACCTAATGGAGTAGAACCTGTtcaaaataaattagatttaaagCTTGAAAAACGTAGTGATAACATGAAATACAAATGCTTTGAACACTCAGGTGAGGATGATAGAAAATTCTTTACggataatttatattatgaGAATTCAATTTTTGAACTGCAGAATTTACCAAAAAAGATAGATTCTATAAGAGTCTATCGATATCGCGATAATAAACCATGCTTAATTACTATTGTAAGCAAAAATTCTTTGTTGTATTATAAACGTGAGGGTGATAGTTGGAAATACTTCAATACTGATGAGAATCTTCCAGATATAAATACCAAATTTAATGAGAAAATAAACAGACTTTTGGATGA gCTTGATCCCGATGAAGAACTTCTTGAGGAGAATCTAATAGATCACAAATGGAAGAAGGAACCCAAACTAAACCTTAATGAAGAAACTGTTAAATCTCTACCAGACAATGTAACGATAAAAGTTCAAGGTAATGAAACCTATGAAATGCCAACGTTGAAGTATGACAATAATCAATTGGAAtcaaaaatattgaaaaggtttcaatttgatatatatagttatatgGATCCCATTGAGCAAATATcatcaattattaatggTGATCTGGAAACTAAGATAGTTGTGGAGACAAAACCAAACTGTGCCTTGATAGCCATCTATTATGATGGAAGACCTATTATTGAATTCGAAAAGGAAGATGTGTTAATTCACAAAgcaatttatttttatcgCAAACCAACTGATGATATGGATGTTTACCTGTATACCAACAGTTT ATGGGAACTAGTGTCCAAAGAACCTGTAACACTAGCAGATTCCCATCAAACAAACCaagatttgaaaaattattttgataaaGTTAAAAAACATGATACAGCTGGAACTCAAAAGCCCAAAGAAATTAAAGTAACTAATGTAGAAATAGAATTGATGACCATACATCAATTAGCGATACTGACACGTAATTACGCAAAGGAGAATATTGACACAATAAAGAGAGATCAATCTAAGAATAATGACACAGAAAGAGAGATTGATGTATCCAAATTAAATCCTTCTTCCTGtactaataaatttggttacttcaaaataatcaaagaaaatgaaaagaaaATTCTAGAATTAACAGATACATTGAACCATTTTGTAAAGCTCATAGAATACAGTAAGGAAGATGATGAATTGAATct GTTTCAAAAGAAACCAGCTGATAATGAGTGGAAGTTTATAATACTTCAACCTGTAATGTGTCTTTATAAAAGGGACAGTGAGCCTCTGAAACAATACTTTACTAAAATGAATGagattaataattttgattacAATGTTGATATATTTGAAGGGATAATACGTCTGCTTCCTAATATAAATGTCAATATAACAACCAAATTAAACGAAAggtataatattactactattagCAAAAACTTGGCGCTTTTGAAGAATAATcaaattgttaaaaaagATTTTGATGTACATTATTATCTTCATAAAGATTACACGAATAGAACTGTTGTAGAATATCATAAATGTATGGATTTGAGAAGAAATGGAAGAGATGAAGCTAAGGCACATGCACTGCCATTATACGGAATCAATCATATTAAATGGAATTATAATGATGTTTTTAAGGTTGATGTCAAAGATAGGTGTGTATTCCTCTCTGTGGAATATATTCATAAGGATAACCATACTCATATATACGGATATACCAATGCGTTATATGTATTTCATGCCTATAGACATGATAATGAAGGTTATAAATATCATAATTGGAAACGTAGAAAAGAACGAGCTGTAATTGATGAATCGACTAATGATGATCCCAAAGTTTGTAGAGACTTAAAAAAGTATTTCAAATTGACAAAGAATATCAGCAAATTCGATcttgattaa